The proteins below are encoded in one region of Methanosarcina barkeri 3:
- a CDS encoding S9 family peptidase codes for MKVIKKDKVEEEPLEVAILDINTEPRDSFELIRIDTSRGRVNCHYYRVEKADKGVIMVGGIGGDFDTPAEGLYPRLCADLKKNGISSLRVSFRYPTDLTEAVVDVLIGLEFLKTEDIRVFGLIGHSFGGAVVVQAAFNEESVKTVVTLATQSYGIGPISLLPESTSVLLIHGEADETLPPSSSVYAYNLAHEPKKIKIYENAGHGLKEISNKVYGEVRDWIIENLK; via the coding sequence ATGAAGGTCATAAAGAAGGATAAAGTAGAGGAAGAACCGCTGGAAGTTGCTATTCTCGATATAAATACAGAGCCTAGAGACTCATTTGAACTGATAAGAATAGATACCAGTCGTGGCAGGGTTAACTGTCATTACTATAGGGTAGAAAAGGCAGATAAAGGAGTAATTATGGTTGGGGGGATTGGAGGGGACTTTGACACTCCTGCTGAGGGTTTATATCCTCGCTTATGTGCTGACTTAAAGAAAAACGGGATAAGTTCGCTAAGGGTAAGCTTCAGGTATCCTACGGACCTGACGGAAGCTGTAGTAGATGTCCTTATAGGACTTGAATTTTTAAAAACCGAAGATATCAGAGTTTTTGGCCTTATAGGGCACTCTTTTGGAGGTGCGGTTGTTGTTCAGGCGGCCTTTAATGAAGAGAGCGTAAAAACCGTAGTTACGCTTGCTACCCAGAGTTATGGAATTGGTCCTATTTCTCTCCTTCCTGAAAGCACGTCTGTACTTTTAATTCATGGTGAGGCAGATGAAACCTTACCTCCGAGCAGTTCAGTATACGCGTATAATCTGGCACATGAACCTAAAAAAATCAAGATATACGAAAATGCGGGACATGGTTTAAAAGAAATATCCAACAAAGTTTACGGCGAAGTAAGGGACTGGATTATAGAAAATTTAAAATGA
- a CDS encoding PaaI family thioesterase — MKNIKEFLKNDNFAAISGIELLEVSQGYAKAIMNIEEKHLNALKTVQGGAIFTLADLTFAAASNVYGTVTVAINANISFVKAATGKSLTAEAKETSINPKISTYTVNVTDDKGDLVAIFQGMGYRKKISLDELSCV; from the coding sequence ATGAAAAATATTAAAGAATTTCTTAAGAATGATAATTTTGCTGCAATTTCAGGAATTGAACTTTTAGAAGTCTCTCAGGGTTATGCAAAAGCCATCATGAACATAGAAGAAAAACACCTTAATGCCCTGAAAACCGTTCAGGGAGGTGCAATATTTACCCTTGCAGATCTTACTTTTGCTGCAGCGTCAAACGTGTACGGCACTGTTACCGTTGCTATAAATGCAAATATTTCTTTTGTAAAGGCTGCGACAGGCAAAAGTCTCACAGCAGAGGCAAAAGAAACCTCAATAAATCCCAAAATTTCAACATATACTGTAAATGTAACTGATGATAAAGGAGATCTTGTAGCAATATTCCAGGGCATGGGCTACAGGAAAAAGATTTCACTTGATGAGCTTTCCTGCGTTTGA
- a CDS encoding inorganic diphosphatase: MTERQVESVLIEIPKGSRNKYEYDKEKKVIKYDRMLFSSMVYPSDYGFFPDTLALDGDPLDAMVLTWEPTFPGCVIDVHIVALFDMEDDKGRDQKILCVPKNDPMWNYIEAVDQVPPHLFKEITHFFQTYKNLEEKRVKVIGWKDLETAITVLQEAKDRYIEQKK; this comes from the coding sequence ATGACGGAAAGACAGGTTGAAAGTGTGCTTATCGAGATTCCTAAAGGAAGCCGGAATAAATACGAATATGATAAAGAGAAGAAAGTAATCAAATACGACAGAATGCTTTTTTCTTCAATGGTATATCCCTCAGATTATGGTTTTTTCCCTGATACCCTGGCACTTGATGGCGATCCTTTAGATGCCATGGTTTTAACATGGGAACCTACTTTTCCAGGCTGCGTAATCGATGTACATATTGTGGCACTATTTGATATGGAAGACGATAAAGGAAGAGATCAGAAGATCCTGTGTGTTCCAAAGAATGATCCAATGTGGAATTATATTGAAGCAGTGGATCAGGTTCCACCTCATCTATTTAAGGAAATTACTCACTTCTTCCAAACCTACAAGAATTTAGAGGAAAAACGCGTGAAAGTTATCGGTTGGAAAGACCTGGAAACAGCAATCACTGTACTTCAGGAAGCAAAAGATCGATATATTGAGCAAAAGAAATAA
- a CDS encoding NosD domain-containing protein: MRETKKILLIVLAVLLSLQAITCSASAKTIYVEPGNSIQKAVDNSHSGDTIIVKPGTYSGDIKISTANITIESSSPYKAIIKAKNNAFNIYESNVVVKDFDIRGPGKSSGICFSFDRIEGTNGAFYCTVQNNKISNFSMAADIGFYMNSGSESILNNEIYNCETGVYAFDLMFQTITVSGNKITNCDNGLYLVDAPSTITNNMFNNTVNVNFDTGAVNILNTTKTTGGNIVGGPYIGGNCWATPSGNGFSQTHSDKNKDGFADEPYKLEGSGYVDYLPLIPSKVSILNFSNLSAQEE; encoded by the coding sequence TTGCGGGAAACAAAAAAAATTTTATTGATTGTATTAGCAGTATTGCTTTCACTTCAAGCTATCACTTGCAGCGCTTCTGCTAAAACTATTTATGTAGAGCCTGGAAACTCGATTCAAAAAGCAGTAGATAATTCTCATTCTGGAGATACAATAATTGTAAAACCTGGAACATATAGTGGAGATATTAAGATCTCAACTGCAAATATAACTATAGAGTCAAGCAGTCCATATAAAGCAATAATTAAAGCTAAAAATAACGCATTTAATATTTATGAAAGTAACGTTGTAGTAAAAGACTTTGACATAAGAGGTCCTGGGAAATCTTCAGGTATTTGTTTCTCGTTTGACCGTATTGAAGGTACGAATGGCGCTTTTTACTGTACAGTTCAAAATAATAAAATATCTAATTTTAGTATGGCTGCAGATATTGGTTTTTATATGAACAGCGGAAGTGAGTCTATTCTTAATAATGAGATTTACAACTGCGAAACAGGAGTATATGCCTTTGACCTTATGTTTCAAACCATAACAGTTAGTGGAAATAAAATTACAAACTGCGATAATGGACTATATCTTGTTGATGCTCCATCTACCATTACTAATAATATGTTTAACAATACAGTGAATGTGAATTTTGATACTGGAGCCGTAAATATCCTCAATACTACAAAAACAACTGGAGGAAATATAGTAGGCGGCCCTTATATTGGTGGTAACTGCTGGGCAACTCCTTCAGGTAACGGCTTTTCACAGACCCATTCCGATAAAAACAAAGATGGTTTTGCAGACGAACCTTATAAATTGGAAGGTTCTGGTTATGTTGATTATCTACCACTTATACCGTCGAAAGTCTCAATTCTCAATTTTTCTAACCTTTCTGCCCAGGAAGAGTAA
- a CDS encoding DUF1699 family protein: MKIRVVSSREEIFTLNPNERIVHLAFRPSNKDVFGLVETCPKIDVIQLPKSYMGTISKSIEMFLEMQKIQLIEGDVWGHRKDINEYYTVPSSVIERIKEMRVEGKSNEDIEAKVSRESKINPEMVAYIINKEAPA; encoded by the coding sequence ATGAAAATCAGAGTCGTTAGCTCAAGAGAAGAAATCTTTACATTGAATCCTAATGAACGCATTGTTCACCTGGCCTTCAGACCTTCGAACAAGGATGTATTTGGACTGGTTGAAACCTGCCCTAAGATTGACGTGATCCAGTTACCTAAATCCTATATGGGCACAATCTCAAAGTCCATAGAGATGTTCCTTGAGATGCAAAAAATCCAGCTTATCGAAGGTGATGTGTGGGGCCACAGGAAAGATATTAACGAATACTACACAGTTCCGTCCTCGGTTATTGAAAGAATAAAAGAAATGAGAGTTGAAGGTAAATCAAACGAAGATATTGAAGCAAAAGTTTCAAGGGAAAGCAAAATTAACCCTGAAATGGTTGCTTATATCATTAACAAGGAAGCTCCTGCCTGA
- a CDS encoding AAA family ATPase, with translation MRYLVFLRGIPGSGKSTFVRENKLEPYTISSDSVRLLIKPPVLSITGKTVISQKINRRVWGLIYSLIKCRMEDGDFIVLDATNAGNADIAKYRKLVRTYRYSAICVDFSEVPLEIAKERNGKRPEYEVVPETVIDELYSIINRQKVPSFVTVIKPQEFHEKIQYKPTDFSNYRKVHHIGDIAGNYMALMQYLACGLNDSDLYIFLGDYIGSGTENTENTEIIKFLISIMCRNNVILLEGDHEKSFCRLAEGGEQNKVSEFANTWYDLTEMEQPGVTKNNVLNLHRKLKPCVYYKFYNKHVLVTHGGLSSLPENLVFVGANQMIDGVGEASDAYLVAESFNKNTNENTYQVHGHRNPENIPIENGRTFNLCPGKEGFLRIVTLERDRFHSQKIKI, from the coding sequence ATGAGGTATCTGGTATTTTTGAGAGGAATACCTGGCTCCGGTAAATCAACTTTTGTCAGAGAAAACAAACTTGAGCCTTATACCATCTCTTCAGACAGTGTCAGACTGCTTATTAAGCCGCCTGTACTTTCTATTACTGGAAAAACTGTAATCTCTCAGAAAATCAATCGTCGAGTATGGGGACTTATTTACTCTCTCATTAAATGCCGTATGGAAGACGGTGATTTTATAGTTCTCGATGCGACAAATGCAGGAAATGCAGATATTGCGAAATACAGGAAGCTTGTCAGAACTTACAGATACTCAGCTATTTGTGTTGATTTTTCCGAGGTTCCCCTTGAAATTGCAAAGGAGAGAAACGGTAAAAGGCCTGAGTATGAAGTTGTACCTGAAACCGTAATTGACGAACTGTACTCCATAATAAACAGGCAAAAGGTGCCGTCATTTGTCACGGTAATAAAGCCGCAGGAATTTCATGAAAAAATTCAATACAAACCTACTGATTTTTCTAACTACAGAAAGGTCCACCATATTGGGGATATAGCGGGAAATTACATGGCTCTTATGCAATATCTTGCGTGCGGGTTAAATGACAGTGACCTGTATATCTTTCTTGGAGATTACATAGGCAGTGGAACTGAAAATACTGAGAATACTGAAATTATTAAGTTCCTGATCTCTATTATGTGCAGGAATAATGTAATTCTGCTTGAAGGAGATCACGAAAAAAGTTTTTGCAGGCTGGCAGAAGGCGGAGAACAAAACAAGGTATCCGAGTTTGCAAATACCTGGTACGATCTGACAGAAATGGAGCAGCCAGGCGTTACAAAAAATAATGTCCTTAATTTACATAGGAAACTAAAACCATGCGTTTATTATAAATTTTATAATAAACACGTGCTTGTAACTCACGGAGGGCTTAGCAGCCTTCCTGAAAATCTGGTTTTTGTTGGAGCCAATCAGATGATTGACGGCGTAGGAGAGGCCAGTGACGCATATCTGGTCGCTGAAAGTTTTAATAAAAATACGAATGAGAATACTTACCAGGTGCACGGCCACAGAAATCCGGAAAATATTCCAATCGAAAATGGAAGAACTTTCAACCTGTGCCCTGGGAAAGAAGGTTTCCTGAGAATTGTTACACTCGAAAGAGATAGATTTCACAGCCAGAAGATCAAAATCTAA
- a CDS encoding FAD-dependent oxidoreductase, translating into MTNHNETDYVLPGKAESYWIATTPESNYPPISGDTHVDVAILGGGIVGITTAYLLKEAGVPSVAVIEADRIITGVTGHTTAKVTSQHGLIYDRLISKFGKQQAQQYAESNQAAIEKIASIVSSKGIACDFVRKPAYVYASSEESVGDIRNEVDAAQNLGISASFKADLPLPFKTYGAVCFSNQAQFHPRKYLRALARETEGDGCHIFEKTRALKIEGDGPVTITTDKGTIKAHKVIQATHFPIHDKPGMLFQRLYQSRSYVLGVRIEEHFPQGMFISAEEPVRSLRSQSAGEGELILVSGEGHRTGEGNEIDHYRNLEKWIRSVYSVNSINYHWSTQDVITVDHVPYIGRLTSDNENLFIATGFRKWGMTTGTVAAMILTDMILGRSNSWEEVYNPSRFKPLESAKTFFSQVAEATKGLIGDRIVPVHEKASQILPGEGAIVNIEGEKVAAYRNDAGVLHKLDPSCRHMGCIVSWNNAENTWDCPCHGSRYNATGEVIKSPAVYGLHKKNVNE; encoded by the coding sequence ATGACAAACCACAATGAAACCGATTATGTCCTGCCTGGAAAGGCAGAATCTTACTGGATAGCAACCACGCCTGAGTCCAATTATCCTCCTATTTCTGGAGATACTCACGTGGATGTGGCAATTTTAGGGGGAGGAATAGTGGGCATTACAACTGCCTATCTTTTAAAGGAAGCAGGAGTGCCGTCTGTGGCAGTGATCGAAGCAGATCGTATTATTACAGGAGTAACAGGTCACACAACTGCAAAAGTTACCTCTCAGCACGGACTGATCTATGATCGCTTGATTTCAAAGTTTGGAAAACAACAGGCACAGCAGTACGCAGAATCCAATCAGGCAGCCATAGAAAAAATAGCTTCTATCGTAAGTTCAAAAGGCATAGCCTGTGATTTTGTCCGTAAGCCGGCTTATGTTTATGCGAGCTCTGAAGAATCAGTTGGAGATATTCGGAATGAGGTTGATGCCGCTCAAAACCTTGGGATTTCGGCTTCATTTAAAGCTGACTTGCCTTTACCTTTTAAAACGTACGGTGCAGTTTGCTTCAGTAATCAGGCGCAGTTCCATCCCAGAAAATATCTACGTGCCCTTGCAAGAGAGACTGAGGGAGATGGCTGCCATATTTTTGAAAAGACAAGGGCATTAAAGATTGAAGGAGATGGCCCTGTAACTATAACGACAGATAAGGGAACCATTAAAGCACACAAGGTTATTCAGGCAACACATTTCCCAATCCACGATAAACCAGGAATGTTATTCCAGCGTCTTTATCAATCCCGTTCATACGTGTTAGGGGTTCGTATTGAAGAACATTTTCCGCAGGGAATGTTTATTAGTGCCGAAGAACCTGTCAGATCTCTACGTTCCCAATCTGCCGGGGAAGGTGAGTTAATACTTGTATCAGGGGAAGGACACAGGACTGGAGAAGGGAATGAAATTGACCACTATAGAAACCTCGAGAAATGGATTAGATCAGTTTACTCTGTCAATTCTATCAATTATCACTGGTCGACTCAGGATGTCATAACTGTTGACCACGTTCCTTACATTGGCCGGCTAACATCAGACAACGAAAACCTGTTTATTGCAACAGGGTTCAGGAAATGGGGCATGACCACAGGTACGGTTGCAGCCATGATTCTTACAGACATGATCCTTGGACGGTCTAATTCCTGGGAAGAGGTCTATAACCCTTCGCGATTCAAACCTCTTGAATCGGCTAAAACCTTCTTTTCGCAGGTTGCTGAAGCGACTAAAGGCCTTATTGGAGACAGGATAGTTCCTGTTCATGAAAAAGCTTCGCAAATTTTGCCAGGGGAAGGTGCAATTGTCAACATCGAGGGTGAAAAGGTTGCTGCATACAGGAATGACGCAGGAGTGCTCCATAAGCTTGATCCTTCCTGCAGGCACATGGGATGTATTGTTTCATGGAACAATGCAGAAAATACATGGGACTGTCCGTGTCATGGCTCCCGCTATAACGCAACAGGAGAAGTAATTAAAAGTCCTGCAGTATATGGACTTCATAAGAAGAACGTGAATGAGTAA
- a CDS encoding FAD-dependent oxidoreductase: MTDRKNTGYNLPGRAESYWLATTPDSNYPVLPGDVRVDVAIIGGGIVGITSAFLLKQAGVSVALIEADRIIKGVTGYTTAKITSQHGLIYNRLISELGRDQAKQYADSNQAAIEKIEYIVRSWDISCDFAHKPAYVYAGSEDSAQNILDEVQAARSLGLPASFEDSVPLPIETYGSVRFNHQAQFHPRKYLCALAREIEGNGCYIFEKTRALGIEGGEPVILKTDRGTVRADNIIQATHFPIVDNPGGLSDKLSQSMSYALGVRIEEKFPDGMFINAEKPARSLRSQPAEEGELVLVVGDGHPTGHGNPTHEHYRHLEAWARSIYSVRSIDYYWLTEDVMPDDGIPLIGRLTPDSGNSYLATGFRKWGMTTGTAAAMILTDMILGRDNPWTEVYDPSRSKQVSIVQEDISRVEPNQGVLIEKGKDKVAVYRDSQGVFYTLNPACRHMGCSVSWNDADKTWDCHCHGSRYNARGEVILSPAVYGLLEKKVMEQKNTYSETADITRQEQGENE, encoded by the coding sequence ATGACAGACAGAAAGAACACTGGCTATAATCTGCCTGGCAGGGCAGAATCATACTGGCTGGCAACCACTCCTGACTCAAACTATCCTGTTCTTCCAGGGGATGTTCGCGTTGATGTGGCAATAATTGGGGGAGGAATTGTCGGAATTACCTCCGCTTTTCTTTTAAAGCAAGCAGGAGTGTCAGTCGCCTTGATTGAAGCAGATAGGATAATAAAAGGGGTTACTGGCTATACGACTGCAAAAATAACATCTCAGCATGGCTTGATATATAATAGACTTATCTCCGAGTTAGGAAGAGACCAGGCGAAACAATATGCTGACTCTAACCAGGCAGCAATCGAGAAAATTGAGTATATAGTTCGTTCGTGGGATATATCCTGTGATTTTGCCCACAAGCCAGCATATGTCTATGCCGGGTCTGAAGATTCTGCGCAGAATATTTTGGATGAGGTTCAGGCAGCCAGAAGTCTGGGACTCCCAGCCTCTTTTGAAGATAGTGTGCCGTTGCCTATTGAAACATATGGCTCAGTCCGCTTCAATCACCAGGCCCAATTTCATCCTCGAAAGTACCTGTGTGCACTCGCCAGAGAGATTGAGGGAAACGGTTGCTATATCTTTGAAAAAACACGGGCACTTGGAATAGAAGGAGGAGAGCCCGTAATACTGAAAACTGATAGGGGAACCGTAAGAGCTGACAATATCATTCAGGCAACTCATTTTCCTATTGTTGATAATCCTGGAGGATTATCCGATAAGTTATCTCAATCAATGTCATATGCGCTTGGAGTACGTATTGAAGAGAAGTTTCCGGACGGGATGTTTATTAACGCTGAAAAACCGGCCAGGTCCTTGCGCTCCCAGCCTGCAGAAGAAGGTGAATTGGTACTTGTAGTTGGTGACGGGCATCCTACAGGTCATGGAAATCCAACCCATGAGCATTATAGACATCTTGAGGCATGGGCCAGGTCGATCTATAGTGTACGGTCTATTGACTATTATTGGTTGACAGAGGACGTTATGCCTGATGACGGCATACCGCTGATTGGCAGACTCACTCCTGACAGTGGAAACTCTTACCTGGCAACCGGATTCCGAAAATGGGGTATGACAACAGGCACTGCTGCAGCAATGATCCTTACGGATATGATTCTTGGAAGGGATAATCCCTGGACTGAGGTATATGATCCTTCAAGATCTAAACAGGTCTCAATTGTTCAGGAGGATATCTCCAGAGTCGAACCAAATCAGGGAGTCCTTATTGAAAAAGGGAAGGATAAGGTAGCAGTATATAGGGATTCACAGGGTGTGTTTTATACTCTCAATCCTGCTTGCAGACATATGGGATGTTCTGTCTCCTGGAATGATGCTGATAAAACCTGGGACTGTCACTGTCACGGTTCTCGTTATAACGCTAGAGGAGAAGTGATTTTAAGTCCTGCTGTTTATGGACTTCTGGAGAAGAAAGTAATGGAGCAAAAAAATACCTATAGTGAAACTGCCGATATAACGAGACAGGAGCAAGGAGAAAATGAGTAA
- a CDS encoding MASE3 domain-containing protein, which yields MFGYTISCKKGLLYISNLWDKVILLEYKNIIFWAVIIGLLHILSLSNNLLFHTLVEMFSIIVAYIIFLLAWESKTFLENRYILFIGISYFFVGTLDLLHTLSYESMGIFPGFGTNLPTQLWIAARYMQGISFLVASLLLIKYGINGVRDYVRPVEKSIFAWRVFFIYAVTTLLCILSIFVFRNFPDSYIEGSGLTLFKILSEYVISLMLFCSLVLLYFKRNCFENKIFKLLAASIILTIFSELTFTIFTNVYDFQFALGHYLKLLSFYLIYKAIVEMGFGEPYSFLFRELKYNEEDLRQKAALLSEEYNRMCGMIGINKYLAEDVGKWDKNEKNYYSFIQDLHGIWFQLDKDFRLLFLHGPVEEMIGYTKQDFLSAKINWEEIVLPEDRHVIFENREKLKSNLDFVIESEYRIRAKNGEIKWVREFLQKISDESRTSAKFQGSVHDITQYKIAAEALKKIEGTRIKEIHHRIKNNLQVISSLLSLQAEKFEDEKVLEAFRESQNRVASIAIIHEELHEGNSIDTLDFADYLQKLTADLFSSYHVGKSRVNLKLELKHVYLGMDTAIPLGIIVNELISNSLKHAFPDVNNGEISIQLQEADKYVSKPEKPETGISCQGEPNVDYILTVADNGRGIPEEIDFRNTDSLGLQLINILIEQIDGCIELRRNRGTEFVIWFSSSENSGKLK from the coding sequence TTGTTTGGGTACACAATAAGCTGTAAAAAGGGGTTATTATATATTTCAAATCTTTGGGATAAAGTAATACTTCTTGAGTATAAAAATATAATATTTTGGGCAGTTATAATAGGTCTGCTTCACATACTTAGCCTTAGTAACAACCTTCTTTTTCACACTCTTGTAGAAATGTTTAGTATTATCGTTGCCTATATTATTTTTCTTCTTGCCTGGGAATCAAAGACTTTTCTAGAAAACAGGTACATTTTATTTATAGGAATATCCTATTTTTTCGTTGGAACCCTTGATCTTTTACACACATTATCATATGAAAGTATGGGAATTTTTCCCGGATTTGGTACAAACCTCCCTACCCAGCTCTGGATAGCTGCAAGGTATATGCAAGGTATCTCATTTCTGGTAGCGTCGTTACTTCTGATAAAATATGGAATAAATGGTGTAAGAGATTACGTAAGACCCGTAGAAAAGTCTATATTTGCCTGGAGGGTCTTTTTTATATATGCAGTAACTACTCTCTTATGCATACTCTCAATTTTTGTTTTCAGAAACTTTCCTGATAGTTATATCGAAGGTTCCGGACTCACTCTTTTTAAAATTCTAAGTGAGTATGTAATATCTTTAATGCTTTTTTGCTCCCTAGTTCTTTTGTATTTCAAGAGGAATTGTTTTGAAAATAAGATCTTTAAGCTACTTGCAGCTTCTATAATACTGACAATTTTTTCAGAATTAACATTTACTATATTCACTAATGTTTATGACTTCCAATTTGCTCTCGGACATTACCTCAAACTTCTGTCTTTTTACCTGATTTACAAGGCTATTGTAGAAATGGGATTTGGAGAGCCCTATAGCTTTTTGTTCAGGGAATTAAAATATAATGAAGAGGACTTAAGGCAGAAAGCAGCTCTCCTCTCGGAAGAATACAATCGTATGTGTGGGATGATTGGAATAAATAAGTATCTGGCAGAGGATGTAGGGAAATGGGATAAGAATGAAAAAAATTACTACTCGTTCATTCAAGATCTCCATGGAATCTGGTTCCAACTTGATAAGGACTTCAGACTACTATTTTTACACGGTCCTGTTGAGGAAATGATAGGTTATACAAAACAGGATTTCCTATCTGCAAAAATTAATTGGGAAGAAATAGTTCTACCTGAAGACCGTCATGTGATTTTTGAAAACAGAGAAAAGTTGAAATCAAACTTGGATTTCGTCATTGAAAGTGAATACAGGATACGTGCCAAAAATGGAGAAATAAAATGGGTCAGGGAGTTTTTGCAGAAAATATCGGATGAGTCCAGAACGTCTGCGAAATTTCAGGGTTCGGTTCACGATATTACTCAGTATAAAATTGCAGCAGAAGCTCTGAAAAAAATAGAAGGCACTCGTATAAAAGAGATTCATCACCGTATAAAAAACAACCTTCAGGTAATATCATCCCTGCTCAGCCTTCAGGCAGAAAAATTCGAAGATGAAAAGGTACTCGAAGCCTTCAGGGAAAGCCAGAACCGCGTTGCATCCATAGCAATAATTCATGAGGAACTTCATGAAGGTAACAGCATCGACACTCTCGATTTTGCAGATTATCTGCAGAAACTGACCGCAGATCTTTTCAGTTCATATCATGTGGGCAAGAGTCGTGTAAACCTGAAGCTTGAACTTAAACATGTTTATCTTGGCATGGATACTGCAATTCCTCTTGGCATTATCGTAAACGAACTAATCTCAAACTCTTTGAAGCATGCTTTTCCTGACGTAAATAACGGTGAAATCAGTATTCAACTGCAAGAAGCAGACAAGTACGTCTCAAAACCAGAAAAGCCAGAAACGGGCATAAGCTGTCAGGGTGAACCAAATGTTGATTATATCTTGACCGTAGCTGATAATGGCA